The genomic stretch TAGAGGGTTTATCAAAGCCGTAgaatttgacaatattgGCAGTTGAGAAGAGACAGAGCTtaaatctggagaagatggagCTTCTGAGTCCAGCATCTCTTGTGAGGGTGACGTGATCTCGTAGATCTTGGCTTTTTCCtttatctttcttttcttgttagaagaagaagttggtttAGAATTAGGAAGCTTTAAGGAAGACTCGATTGGTGCAGTTGATGAAGGAATCGGAGACGAAGTCGTGGAAGAAGTATCTGAAGTGAATTCAGATACACTTCTTTCTACTTTATGACTGTTCTTGCTTATTGATGT from Scheffersomyces stipitis CBS 6054 chromosome 2, complete sequence encodes the following:
- a CDS encoding predicted protein, with the translated sequence MRNRFKCIYPTGHNEPLPVGFDLVEEIYDEIPKRRLRKRKNSISSDADSRLFNVIVLNPTVTSQRTSISKNSHKVERSVSEFTSDTSSTTSSPIPSSTAPIESSLKLPNSKPTSSSNKKRKIKEKAKIYEITSPSQEMSDSEAPSSPDLSSVSSQSPILSNSTAL